From a region of the Pontixanthobacter gangjinensis genome:
- the recA gene encoding recombinase RecA has translation MAASLKLVEGKEKKVDRQKALDAALAQIDRAFGKGSAMKLGSKEAMNIESISTGSLGLDIALGIGGLPKGRVIEVYGPESSGKTTLALHVLAEAQKAGGTVAFVDAEHALDPVYAKKLGVDIDELIISQPDTGEQALEIVDTLVRSNAIDVLVVDSVAALVPRAEIEGEMGDSHVGLQARLMSQSLRKLTGSINRSKCMVIFINQLRMKIGVMYGNPEVTTGGNALKFYASVRLDIRRTGQIKDRDEVVGNSTRVKVVKNKVAPPFKQVEFDIMYGKGISKTGEILDLGVKAGLVEKSGSWFSYDSVRIGQGRENSKTFLDENIEMRDKLEAAIRSRTDEVAEEMMAGPDAEAGDED, from the coding sequence ATGGCAGCAAGTCTTAAGCTCGTAGAAGGTAAGGAAAAAAAGGTGGACCGTCAGAAGGCCCTCGATGCGGCGCTCGCACAGATTGACCGCGCATTCGGCAAGGGTTCAGCTATGAAGCTGGGCTCCAAAGAAGCGATGAATATTGAATCGATTTCAACCGGTTCTCTCGGATTGGATATTGCGCTCGGCATTGGCGGCCTGCCCAAGGGCCGCGTTATCGAAGTGTATGGCCCTGAAAGTTCGGGTAAGACGACACTGGCATTGCACGTGCTGGCTGAGGCTCAGAAGGCCGGAGGCACTGTTGCTTTCGTCGATGCGGAACACGCGCTCGATCCGGTCTATGCCAAGAAGCTTGGCGTTGACATTGACGAGCTGATTATTTCTCAGCCCGATACAGGTGAGCAAGCGCTCGAAATCGTCGATACGTTGGTTCGTTCCAATGCGATTGATGTGTTAGTGGTCGACTCGGTCGCTGCACTTGTCCCTCGCGCAGAGATCGAAGGAGAAATGGGCGATAGCCACGTTGGCCTACAGGCACGCTTGATGTCGCAAAGTTTGCGCAAGCTAACCGGCTCGATCAATCGGTCCAAATGTATGGTTATTTTCATCAACCAGTTACGGATGAAAATTGGCGTGATGTATGGCAACCCCGAAGTTACCACGGGCGGCAATGCTTTGAAATTCTACGCTTCTGTCCGTCTTGATATCCGCCGCACTGGTCAGATCAAGGATCGTGATGAAGTCGTTGGTAACTCGACCCGCGTCAAAGTAGTCAAGAACAAGGTTGCTCCGCCATTCAAGCAAGTCGAATTCGACATCATGTATGGCAAGGGCATTTCCAAAACCGGCGAGATTCTCGATTTGGGCGTTAAGGCCGGATTGGTCGAGAAGTCGGGCTCATGGTTCTCTTACGACTCCGTCCGCATTGGGCAGGGCCGTGAAAATTCCAAGACCTTCCTCGACGAGAATATTGAGATGCGCGACAAGTTGGAAGCTGCGATTCGCAGCCGCACCGACGAAGTCGCCGAAGAGATGATGGCAGGCCCTGATGCGGAGGCCGGCGACGAGGACTGA